The Brevibacillus brevis genome contains a region encoding:
- a CDS encoding nucleotide sugar dehydrogenase: MNLYEGIVERKEKIAVVGLGYVGLPIAVALSKRADVIGFDVNKEKVAAYQKGNFHDADVNQELTSDAAIEFTSDENRLQEARFYIVAVPTPVKSGNVPDLKYVESASRMVGRQLRKGSIVVFESTVYPGATEDVCLPILEAESGLRCGEDFKIGYSPERINPGDKVNRLENIVKIVSGMDEETLGIVASVYELVIKAGVYRAESIKVAEAAKVIENAQRDVNIAFMNELAMLFNQMDIPTKAVLRAAGTKWNFLPFTPGLVGGHCIGIDPYYLTYKAEDSGYRSRIILAARHINDGMGKYVAQQIIKMAVRSKLDLQNVRIGILGLSYKEDCADIRNTKVTDIIEELKEYGISPLVVDPMVNPREAYEEYGIELSEMEALHDLDMVVVAVPHAAFAKMGVADFAAMYGKNEAKIMIDIKETYSKADFENSGFHYWSL; this comes from the coding sequence ATGAATTTGTACGAAGGGATTGTGGAGAGGAAAGAAAAAATTGCCGTTGTCGGTCTTGGGTACGTAGGCTTGCCGATTGCGGTGGCACTGTCCAAGCGTGCTGATGTGATTGGCTTCGATGTAAACAAAGAGAAAGTGGCAGCCTATCAAAAGGGAAACTTTCATGATGCTGACGTGAATCAGGAGCTAACGAGTGACGCAGCAATAGAATTCACTTCAGATGAAAATAGATTGCAAGAAGCACGGTTTTATATTGTAGCAGTGCCTACTCCGGTCAAAAGCGGGAATGTTCCCGACCTGAAATATGTAGAAAGTGCATCCCGCATGGTTGGCAGACAGTTGAGAAAAGGGTCAATCGTTGTCTTTGAATCAACCGTTTATCCAGGGGCAACCGAAGATGTATGCTTGCCAATCCTGGAGGCGGAGTCGGGCTTGCGTTGTGGGGAAGACTTCAAGATCGGGTATTCACCTGAACGCATCAACCCGGGAGACAAGGTAAATCGTCTGGAAAACATCGTAAAGATTGTATCGGGGATGGATGAAGAAACGCTGGGAATCGTGGCAAGCGTCTACGAGCTCGTGATTAAGGCAGGCGTTTATCGAGCGGAAAGCATCAAGGTGGCGGAAGCAGCAAAAGTCATTGAAAATGCTCAGCGGGATGTCAATATAGCGTTTATGAATGAGCTGGCGATGCTGTTCAATCAGATGGATATCCCGACGAAAGCCGTATTGAGAGCGGCAGGAACGAAATGGAACTTTCTCCCTTTTACACCGGGCTTGGTCGGAGGGCATTGCATCGGTATCGACCCTTACTATTTAACGTACAAAGCAGAAGACAGCGGCTATCGCTCCCGCATTATCTTGGCGGCCAGACATATTAACGATGGCATGGGGAAATATGTCGCCCAACAGATCATCAAAATGGCCGTTCGCTCGAAGCTCGACCTTCAAAATGTACGGATTGGTATTTTAGGCCTGTCCTATAAAGAGGACTGCGCAGATATTCGCAATACCAAGGTGACGGACATCATCGAGGAACTGAAGGAGTACGGGATCAGCCCGCTGGTCGTAGACCCGATGGTGAATCCCCGGGAGGCATACGAGGAATACGGCATCGAGCTGTCAGAGATGGAGGCTCTCCACGACTTGGACATGGTGGTTGTAGCGGTGCCGCATGCTGCCTTTGCCAAGATGGGAGTTGCTGATTTTGCCGCGATGTACGGCAAGAATGAAGCAAAAATCATGATCGATATAAAAGAGACTTATTCCAAAGCTGACTTTGAAAACAGTGGATTTCATTACTGGAGCTTGTAG
- a CDS encoding DUF4855 domain-containing protein — MSKGIRGIHLYTGKGYGTVTTNMLNEFDGTNIHDFVVHLGNMERVFFDYRKGKADRADVIDQMIADLADFLPEYQASDINNKDLYISLPALSNDITTIKNIDDFYSDYRSYMRKVEDTCIEILGEKEWKFRIEGFYFRTETIFPIDQKISSTNPTSNKMVKLLNDISYRVRNTHKKEFMWAPYYGFGTYAENITHNLGVIANRTDIFDIICIQPQYYFQGDPYQDNVDKVFDSANRQKVYDLDGDVVGGGRKTSATALIGVTMEGDDNYRKSRSDRFDYYVDTFSGIVKEAPMVFYAGSTHNLLNNNSLFDAINNFYEV, encoded by the coding sequence ATGTCTAAAGGAATACGTGGGATTCATCTTTATACAGGAAAAGGTTATGGCACAGTAACAACTAACATGTTAAATGAATTCGATGGTACTAACATACACGATTTCGTTGTGCATCTCGGAAACATGGAAAGAGTGTTTTTTGACTATCGAAAGGGCAAGGCAGACCGTGCAGATGTAATTGATCAAATGATTGCTGATTTGGCTGACTTTTTACCTGAATACCAAGCGTCAGATATAAACAATAAGGACTTGTATATTTCGTTGCCAGCACTTAGTAACGATATTACTACAATTAAAAATATCGATGATTTTTATTCCGACTATCGATCCTATATGCGAAAAGTAGAAGACACATGTATCGAAATTTTAGGTGAAAAGGAATGGAAGTTCCGTATCGAAGGATTTTACTTCCGAACAGAAACTATTTTCCCAATCGATCAGAAAATCAGCAGTACAAACCCGACCTCGAACAAAATGGTTAAATTGTTGAATGATATTTCTTACAGAGTACGTAATACACATAAAAAAGAGTTTATGTGGGCGCCATACTATGGCTTTGGAACGTACGCAGAGAATATCACTCATAATCTAGGGGTAATTGCAAACAGAACAGACATTTTTGATATCATTTGCATCCAACCACAATACTATTTTCAAGGCGATCCTTACCAAGACAACGTGGATAAAGTCTTTGATAGTGCCAATCGTCAAAAGGTATATGATTTAGATGGAGACGTTGTTGGAGGTGGAAGAAAGACTTCGGCCACAGCATTAATTGGGGTAACCATGGAAGGTGATGATAATTATCGCAAAAGCCGATCTGACAGGTTCGATTACTATGTTGATACATTCTCTGGTATTGTCAAAGAAGCTCCAATGGTCTTCTACGCTGGTTCTACGCATAACCTGCTAAATAATAACTCACTCTTTGATGCAATCAACAATTTCTACGAAGTGTAA
- a CDS encoding helix-turn-helix domain-containing protein: protein MVIAETLSEIDFCKLVDDAQKGNPLAIEALIQYYEPDMKKMTWFIRMPHEDSMQSLKLMLVELIQSTATPT from the coding sequence GTGGTAATAGCTGAGACATTATCCGAAATAGACTTTTGTAAATTAGTTGATGATGCTCAAAAAGGAAATCCGCTTGCAATTGAAGCATTAATTCAGTACTACGAACCCGATATGAAAAAAATGACTTGGTTTATTCGTATGCCACATGAAGATAGTATGCAATCTCTAAAGCTAATGTTGGTGGAGCTGATCCAATCAACGGCTACTCCTACTTAA
- a CDS encoding divergent PAP2 family protein has translation MLYAVAPFIGWLVSGITKFLINYLRFGSRAKEMVGNGGFPSTHTTVMVTTVFLIGLQEGFTHPAFGLGVAVTFIVIIDATGLRRAVGKHAEALNKLAKEHPDVFPAKPLRESMGHTRWEIAGGLVLGVLLATVLHLLAANLPTLTG, from the coding sequence ATGTTATATGCGGTAGCGCCGTTTATCGGCTGGCTTGTGTCCGGAATAACCAAATTTTTGATTAATTACCTCCGGTTTGGGTCCCGGGCCAAAGAAATGGTCGGGAACGGCGGGTTTCCCAGCACGCACACAACCGTTATGGTCACGACTGTGTTTTTGATTGGTTTGCAGGAGGGCTTTACTCATCCTGCATTCGGGCTGGGTGTGGCTGTGACGTTTATTGTGATCATCGATGCGACTGGATTGCGCAGAGCGGTAGGAAAACATGCAGAGGCTCTCAACAAGCTCGCAAAGGAACATCCGGACGTGTTTCCCGCCAAGCCTTTGCGAGAAAGCATGGGACATACCAGATGGGAAATAGCCGGGGGTCTGGTGCTTGGGGTACTGCTTGCGACCGTATTGCATCTGCTGGCAGCGAACCTCCCTACCCTCACTGGCTAG
- a CDS encoding SMR family transporter, which produces MPSIVLIIISVILSACGQVAMKMGASSLTSNNDMLLLKFLHYFTNLPIMVGLALYGLSAFIWIAALEKVQLSYAYPMAALGYVLVAVLSFLIFNEPLSLTRIVGLAIIVVGVVVISQS; this is translated from the coding sequence ATGCCATCAATTGTTCTCATCATCATTTCCGTGATCCTCAGTGCGTGTGGACAAGTTGCGATGAAGATGGGCGCATCCTCGCTCACCAGCAACAATGACATGCTGCTACTGAAGTTCCTGCACTATTTTACGAACCTGCCGATTATGGTGGGACTTGCGCTTTACGGACTTTCTGCGTTTATTTGGATTGCTGCGCTGGAAAAGGTGCAGCTCTCCTATGCTTATCCCATGGCAGCACTCGGATACGTATTGGTAGCTGTGCTGTCCTTCTTGATCTTCAACGAACCTTTGTCCCTCACACGTATTGTCGGTCTGGCGATTATCGTCGTGGGCGTCGTCGTCATTTCTCAGTCGTAA
- a CDS encoding undecaprenyl-diphosphate phosphatase: MSLWEAFVAIVLGLVEGLTEFAPVSSTGHMIIVDDFLFQTKEMFSPEVANTFKIVIQLGSILAVVVLMWDRFMSLLGLKKLAGKSEIPAGPRLNLATVIVGLIPAGILGVLFDDYIDEYLFSTKTVVIGLVLGALLMLAADWFRPRRAKIESVDQITYKQALLVGLIQCFSLWPGFSRSGSTISGGVLLGMSHRAAADFTFIMAVPIMAGASFLSLLKRWDAITMDSIPFFVIGFISAFVFALLSIRFFLKLINRIKLTPFAIYRLVLAAVIYFVFM; encoded by the coding sequence TTGAGTCTCTGGGAAGCTTTTGTCGCGATTGTGCTGGGGCTAGTAGAAGGATTGACTGAGTTTGCCCCGGTTTCCTCTACGGGTCACATGATCATCGTGGATGACTTTTTGTTCCAAACGAAAGAGATGTTTTCACCAGAAGTGGCGAATACCTTCAAGATTGTCATTCAGCTCGGCTCGATTTTGGCTGTTGTCGTACTGATGTGGGATCGGTTCATGAGCTTGCTCGGCTTGAAAAAGCTGGCGGGTAAGAGCGAGATTCCAGCAGGGCCTCGACTGAATTTGGCTACGGTCATTGTCGGGTTGATTCCAGCGGGGATTCTGGGTGTTCTGTTTGATGACTACATCGATGAGTATTTGTTCTCTACAAAGACAGTGGTAATCGGTCTGGTGCTGGGCGCTCTGCTCATGCTGGCTGCGGATTGGTTCCGACCAAGGCGTGCCAAGATCGAATCGGTTGACCAAATTACGTACAAGCAAGCGTTGCTGGTTGGACTCATTCAATGTTTCTCCCTGTGGCCTGGCTTTTCCCGTTCGGGTTCCACGATCTCCGGGGGCGTACTGTTGGGCATGAGCCATCGTGCAGCGGCTGATTTTACGTTTATTATGGCGGTGCCGATCATGGCGGGAGCGAGCTTTTTGTCGCTGTTGAAGCGTTGGGATGCGATAACAATGGACAGCATTCCGTTTTTCGTCATCGGTTTTATTAGCGCGTTTGTGTTCGCGCTTCTGTCGATCCGTTTCTTCTTGAAGCTGATTAACCGTATCAAGCTGACACCCTTTGCGATTTATCGTTTGGTGCTGGCAGCGGTCATTTACTTTGTGTTTATGTAA
- a CDS encoding OsmC family protein: protein MPVETFKATAHLQKGMVVKASSRNFEITIDEPKSLGGTDTGMNPVELVLSALGACQSIVARVYARKFNVQLDDFWVEVEGDLDTDGFMNKSDVRRGYSEIRYTFHIKTDAPREQVESFVEFLEQTCPVGDTIANPVTLKLNGIVIEKPSEIKAND, encoded by the coding sequence ATGCCTGTTGAAACATTCAAAGCAACTGCACATCTACAGAAGGGAATGGTTGTGAAGGCCAGTTCCAGAAATTTCGAGATAACCATCGATGAACCAAAAAGCTTGGGAGGTACGGATACCGGCATGAACCCGGTTGAACTGGTACTCTCCGCATTAGGCGCCTGCCAATCGATCGTTGCCAGAGTATATGCCCGGAAGTTTAACGTTCAACTCGACGATTTTTGGGTGGAAGTTGAAGGCGATCTCGATACGGATGGCTTCATGAACAAATCTGATGTCCGCCGCGGGTATTCTGAAATTCGATACACCTTTCATATCAAAACCGATGCTCCTAGAGAGCAAGTAGAGTCTTTTGTTGAATTTTTGGAACAGACATGCCCCGTTGGAGATACGATTGCGAATCCTGTTACGCTTAAGTTAAACGGAATTGTTATTGAAAAACCGAGCGAGATAAAGGCAAATGATTAA
- a CDS encoding glycosyl hydrolase family 18 protein, translating to MSTIKKRSIILTALLIVVCAILVWYMMKWNDTEGLESVDAANNTTELSAWVVDWQWESGLEDFRRMTDGLSSVQVFAAYFDENDKLHFTDRMTKAMPAIKEASKQGSYVDLDLTIVNDRLNSDGTQVQKDPSIVSRLMATDASRTKHIMEIKNAVIQNGFHGLEIDYERIDEKDWDNFLTFIHTLYQHMEQEGKSLRIVLEPRAPIEDLALPIGPTYVMMAYNLYGTTTEPGPKADHSFIEELAHRMKKVPGDKVMALSVGGFDWASDGKVTAVTEKQAADLAISSIEPPKRDEASGSLYFDYMGEDGQKHTVWYADEVTLSQWVAVAKKAGIEKIALWRLGDMGEGTLQYVNR from the coding sequence GTGTCAACCATCAAGAAACGATCGATCATTTTGACTGCTCTTCTGATAGTAGTGTGTGCCATCCTTGTATGGTACATGATGAAATGGAATGATACCGAGGGCTTGGAGAGTGTAGATGCAGCCAACAACACGACGGAATTGTCTGCATGGGTAGTAGACTGGCAGTGGGAATCCGGTTTGGAGGATTTCCGCAGGATGACGGATGGCTTGTCCAGTGTGCAAGTCTTCGCGGCGTATTTTGATGAAAATGACAAGTTGCATTTTACTGACCGCATGACCAAGGCGATGCCTGCGATCAAGGAAGCATCGAAGCAGGGCAGCTATGTTGATCTCGATTTGACCATTGTGAATGATCGTTTGAACAGTGATGGTACGCAGGTTCAAAAGGACCCGTCGATTGTCAGCAGGCTCATGGCGACAGATGCTAGCCGTACCAAGCACATTATGGAGATCAAGAATGCCGTGATCCAGAATGGCTTTCATGGTTTAGAAATCGATTATGAGAGAATTGACGAGAAAGACTGGGACAACTTCCTTACTTTTATCCATACCTTGTATCAGCATATGGAGCAGGAAGGGAAGTCGCTTCGTATTGTGTTGGAGCCACGCGCTCCGATTGAAGACTTGGCATTGCCAATAGGTCCTACCTACGTCATGATGGCTTACAATTTGTATGGTACGACTACGGAGCCAGGTCCTAAAGCCGATCATTCATTTATCGAGGAGCTTGCCCATCGAATGAAAAAAGTACCGGGCGACAAGGTCATGGCCCTGTCTGTAGGCGGATTTGACTGGGCTAGTGATGGAAAAGTGACGGCTGTGACGGAAAAGCAGGCAGCGGATCTTGCCATCTCGAGTATCGAGCCGCCAAAGCGGGATGAAGCTAGCGGCAGCTTGTACTTCGACTATATGGGTGAGGACGGCCAAAAGCACACGGTTTGGTATGCTGATGAAGTAACACTGTCTCAATGGGTCGCAGTTGCGAAGAAAGCGGGCATTGAGAAAATCGCGCTTTGGCGACTTGGTGACATGGGGGAAGGGACGTTGCAATATGTGAATCGGTGA
- a CDS encoding glycosyltransferase: MKQLIEKIKPKKKEKIEEVLTVSKTERRVLSNVPDPEKIRVQVDRRGAKDTSEPGNLENPEYLNRIRMLSLRYMADFPVTLLTKKQRVKDGNKARAVDISSTGLLVELDSEMEDIQVGQVFMIHCTIPPGTMPEGYESTVKLDATVVRRFTQEEDGRQKFMLAFEFSKPLTEYFRKKRWGYAIYIASASLFVAAAFIVLMRAESVIYFKYNIYLYLYSLIAAAFLLTRYLFGALYREVPVNPDYTPGVSIIIPCFNEEQWIHRTILSCVNQNYPIDKLEVIVVDDRSTDRSAEEIQKVIDMIHNEAERYMTRERVKMHILPENGGKRVALVKGVEMAKHDLVVFVDSDSFLEPTAIRNLVQPFQDPKMGGVAGRTDVENKFTNAITKLQTVRYYIAFRIMKAAESWFDSVTCLSGPLSCYRKELILQHSEAWLNQKFLGQPATFGDDRSMTNFILRTHRTGYQDSAICSTIVPSDMNVFLKQQMRWKRSWLRESLRASGFIWRKEPFMAIFFYIGLIVPIAAPVIVLYNLVYVPLVHHVFPGTFLMGLLLMALLMSLAHLFFRRSKLWIFGIVFCVFYELVLLWQMPVAWVTFWKSTWGTRETPQDVEARLKKEARKKNKKGFGLPF, from the coding sequence ATGAAACAGTTGATAGAGAAAATAAAGCCGAAAAAGAAAGAGAAAATCGAAGAAGTACTGACGGTTTCCAAGACAGAGAGGCGCGTGCTATCGAATGTGCCAGACCCGGAGAAAATTCGTGTCCAAGTGGACCGCCGCGGTGCTAAAGACACGAGTGAGCCAGGAAACCTGGAGAACCCGGAATATTTGAATCGCATTCGGATGCTGAGTCTGCGCTATATGGCGGATTTCCCAGTGACGCTATTGACCAAGAAACAGCGGGTCAAGGATGGAAACAAGGCCAGAGCCGTCGACATTTCTTCGACTGGACTATTAGTTGAACTAGATTCGGAGATGGAAGACATCCAGGTGGGACAAGTGTTTATGATCCATTGCACGATTCCGCCAGGTACGATGCCAGAAGGCTATGAGTCAACCGTGAAGCTGGATGCAACTGTCGTTCGCCGGTTTACGCAGGAAGAGGACGGGCGTCAGAAGTTCATGCTCGCCTTCGAGTTTTCCAAACCGCTGACCGAGTATTTTCGTAAAAAGCGCTGGGGATACGCGATTTATATCGCAAGTGCTTCCCTGTTTGTCGCTGCGGCGTTTATCGTGCTCATGCGAGCGGAGAGCGTGATTTATTTCAAATACAACATTTACTTGTATTTGTACAGCTTGATTGCTGCTGCCTTTTTGCTGACACGGTATTTATTCGGTGCTCTTTATCGGGAGGTTCCCGTCAATCCGGACTATACACCGGGCGTGAGCATCATTATTCCGTGCTTCAACGAAGAGCAGTGGATTCACCGGACGATTTTGAGTTGTGTGAATCAAAATTACCCAATTGATAAGCTGGAGGTCATCGTAGTAGACGACCGTTCGACGGACCGATCAGCAGAAGAGATTCAAAAGGTCATCGATATGATTCATAACGAGGCCGAGCGCTATATGACCCGTGAACGCGTGAAGATGCACATTCTTCCGGAAAACGGCGGGAAACGGGTCGCTTTGGTAAAAGGTGTGGAAATGGCGAAGCACGATTTGGTTGTCTTCGTTGATTCAGACAGCTTTTTGGAGCCGACTGCGATCCGCAACCTCGTACAGCCTTTTCAAGATCCGAAAATGGGTGGTGTCGCAGGGCGTACGGATGTGGAAAACAAGTTCACCAACGCGATCACCAAGCTGCAAACGGTTCGTTACTACATTGCTTTTCGCATCATGAAGGCGGCTGAGTCGTGGTTTGACAGTGTGACCTGCTTGTCTGGGCCGTTGTCTTGCTATCGCAAGGAATTGATTTTGCAGCATTCTGAAGCATGGCTGAATCAGAAGTTTCTCGGGCAGCCTGCCACTTTTGGCGATGACCGAAGCATGACCAACTTTATTTTGCGAACACATCGGACAGGCTATCAGGATTCTGCGATTTGCTCGACGATTGTGCCGTCAGACATGAACGTATTTTTGAAGCAGCAGATGCGCTGGAAGCGTTCGTGGTTGAGGGAATCTTTGCGTGCCAGCGGCTTTATTTGGCGCAAGGAGCCTTTTATGGCGATCTTCTTTTACATCGGTCTGATTGTTCCTATCGCTGCTCCCGTCATCGTACTGTACAACCTCGTATACGTTCCGCTCGTTCATCACGTTTTCCCGGGCACGTTTTTAATGGGCTTGCTGTTGATGGCGCTCTTAATGAGTTTGGCCCATCTGTTTTTCCGTAGAAGCAAGCTGTGGATTTTCGGGATTGTCTTTTGTGTGTTTTATGAGCTGGTGCTGTTGTGGCAGATGCCTGTGGCTTGGGTGACCTTCTGGAAATCGACTTGGGGTACCCGAGAAACGCCGCAGGACGTCGAAGCGAGATTGAAAAAAGAAGCCCGAAAGAAGAACAAAAAAGGCTTTGGGTTGCCTTTTTAA
- a CDS encoding polysaccharide deacetylase family protein, whose amino-acid sequence MGKTTSDVLDYRKKDRNKFIKTLIQVAILVVLGVMLYNAVFDWKKYEEPNKANWTNEKGFIAISYFGVGRSGTPKLVAKKQLDEQLQALYDQGYQTISQQDVLDFYKNKKPLPDKALFLAFEDGRNDSSLFAQPLLEKYNFKATALSYGNKMGNSENKFLQPEDMKKMMENGFWELGSNGYRLTYINVFDDQGNFIGVKDESELSNKTKVGYYNHYLMDFIRDSNMIPMEDRSKMEARISEDYKLMNDTYMEQLGFVPGAYMIMHANTLYGGMNRLVADANDANIKKYFTMHFNREGTAYNDSEGDLYNLTRVQPEPYWYTNHLLMRIQKDTDEKIRFVRGDEEQAKEWDRLGGAAQFMEDQIVLTSPAAGSGMLYLKNSDSQKDIKLSAKLEGNVIGKQSIYLRYDREKGSFVRVVLHDNELRVEQKKEKGEVQELFKTELSQVVWNPEDLTFDRASVYTREQGESGAPELEKYPINIKNTRPFEMTVQGDRLSVSVDKIPLLDKQQIDPSISSGGVALEAAYSEVNKKDDIYDGVFADVQIGSLEQPNGEQQMLFSNVQTGLAGVVSSIKKAFSATMDWVIDTF is encoded by the coding sequence ATGGGGAAAACGACGAGTGATGTCTTGGACTATCGGAAAAAAGATCGCAATAAATTTATCAAGACGCTGATCCAGGTCGCTATCTTAGTCGTCTTGGGTGTCATGTTATACAATGCCGTTTTTGATTGGAAGAAGTACGAGGAACCGAATAAAGCAAACTGGACGAATGAAAAAGGCTTTATCGCCATCTCCTATTTTGGCGTAGGCCGTTCAGGTACACCGAAGCTGGTAGCCAAGAAGCAATTGGATGAGCAGCTTCAGGCGCTTTACGATCAAGGCTATCAAACCATCTCGCAGCAGGATGTTTTGGACTTTTATAAGAACAAGAAGCCACTTCCGGACAAGGCTCTGTTCTTGGCCTTTGAAGATGGCCGCAACGATTCGAGCTTGTTTGCCCAGCCGCTCTTGGAGAAGTACAACTTCAAAGCAACGGCATTGTCTTACGGAAACAAGATGGGGAATAGCGAAAACAAGTTCCTCCAGCCCGAGGACATGAAAAAAATGATGGAAAATGGTTTCTGGGAGCTCGGCTCTAACGGCTATCGATTGACATATATCAATGTATTTGATGATCAGGGCAATTTCATCGGGGTGAAGGATGAGAGTGAATTATCGAATAAAACAAAGGTGGGCTACTATAACCACTACTTGATGGACTTTATTCGTGACAGCAACATGATCCCGATGGAAGACAGAAGCAAGATGGAAGCGAGAATCAGCGAAGACTACAAGCTGATGAATGATACGTATATGGAGCAATTGGGCTTTGTCCCGGGTGCGTATATGATCATGCATGCGAACACCCTGTATGGCGGCATGAATCGCCTGGTAGCGGATGCGAACGATGCGAATATCAAAAAGTATTTTACGATGCACTTTAACCGGGAAGGAACCGCCTACAACGACAGCGAGGGCGATCTGTACAACCTGACCCGCGTGCAGCCAGAACCTTACTGGTACACGAATCATTTGTTGATGCGCATCCAAAAAGACACCGACGAGAAGATTCGCTTCGTTCGCGGCGATGAAGAGCAGGCCAAAGAGTGGGACCGTCTCGGTGGTGCCGCGCAATTTATGGAGGATCAGATCGTCTTGACCTCTCCAGCTGCTGGCTCTGGCATGTTATATTTAAAAAACAGCGACAGCCAGAAGGATATCAAGCTTTCTGCCAAGCTGGAAGGGAATGTAATCGGCAAGCAGTCCATTTATTTGCGCTATGATCGGGAAAAAGGCAGTTTTGTACGGGTCGTCCTGCATGATAATGAGCTGCGCGTCGAGCAGAAGAAGGAAAAAGGAGAGGTTCAGGAGCTTTTCAAGACAGAATTGAGCCAAGTGGTTTGGAATCCTGAAGATTTGACCTTCGACCGTGCCTCTGTTTATACGAGAGAGCAAGGCGAGTCTGGTGCTCCCGAGCTGGAAAAATACCCGATCAACATAAAAAATACGCGTCCATTCGAAATGACTGTTCAAGGCGACCGTCTCAGTGTTTCCGTGGACAAGATACCGCTCTTGGATAAGCAACAGATCGATCCAAGCATTAGCAGTGGTGGTGTCGCATTGGAAGCGGCCTATAGTGAAGTGAACAAAAAGGACGACATTTATGACGGGGTGTTTGCGGACGTACAGATTGGGTCCCTGGAGCAACCAAATGGTGAGCAGCAGATGCTGTTCAGTAATGTGCAGACAGGGCTTGCAGGAGTCGTCAGTTCGATCAAGAAAGCTTTTTCTGCCACAATGGACTGGGTCATCGACACCTTTTAA
- a CDS encoding sigma factor-like helix-turn-helix DNA-binding protein has protein sequence MSEQSLEEKIRQQLKRSAWKLQYEAKKKYRMEIQFTNEKWDIGHTEEVDSQMFVEELLNSLPERERFIIKQVVIEGRSEREVAKRLELSPSRLHACKVQALQRLRNKLLLA, from the coding sequence ATGTCAGAACAATCACTTGAGGAGAAGATAAGGCAGCAGTTGAAACGATCAGCTTGGAAGTTGCAATACGAGGCAAAGAAAAAATATCGTATGGAAATTCAGTTTACCAACGAAAAGTGGGACATCGGTCATACAGAAGAAGTTGATTCCCAGATGTTTGTTGAGGAATTACTGAACAGTCTACCAGAACGAGAACGTTTCATCATTAAACAGGTGGTCATTGAGGGAAGATCTGAAAGAGAAGTCGCAAAGAGGTTAGAACTTTCTCCCTCTCGACTACACGCATGTAAAGTACAGGCCCTACAACGTTTACGAAATAAACTCTTATTGGCTTAA